ACGGCTACGGCAAAGGCGGTCCGGATTCCGGGCTTCAGCAATTCGGAAAAGGCGCCCGTCTCCTCGGCCAGCGATTCCCGAATCTCCTGGAGCAGTCCCTCCGCTTTTTCCCGCCCGTTGATTCGAGCCAGGACTCTTCGAGCTTCCCGGTAGCGGTTTTTCTGGGCCAGCCATCTCGGCGTCCGTGGTGTCAGGGTCAACAGGACTCCGAAGACCAGGATGGGAACCAGCTCGGAAGCGAACATCCAGCGCCAAGCCTCGAAAAAGGCAAGGTAGTAGGCCACCAGAGTGGCGGAGAAGGCCCCGACGACAATGGCCAGTTGGTACATCATCACCAGTCGGCCCCGGAGGCGCGCGGGAGCAATCTCAGCCAGGTACATGGGCGAGGCGACGCTGACGAGGCCGCACCCGATTCCGCCGATGACGCGAAAAAAATTGAATTGATCGATGGTCTCAGGCAACGCTGTGCCAATGGCGCTGATCCCGAACAGGAGATTCGCGGCGATCAGTGTTCGCTTGCGGCCCAGCAGGTCACAGAGCCGCATTCCCGCTATCGGCCCGGCAATACAACCAATGACGGCGCTGGCCGTGGTGAATCCCAATCCCGCAGCGCTGAGGCCGAATTCCTCTTTGAGGAATATGACCGCCCCCGAGATCATCACCAGGTCATAGCCGAACAGGAAGCCGCCCAGGGCCGCCACAAACGAAACGAATACGACGTAGAGAATTCTCTTTTCCTCTCACAACCCGAGGATGCGGGCGGCCGTCCCGCCCATGATTTGGGACAGGTCCCCAGGACCCAGGAACCGGCAGTATTTCTCGATCCAGTCCCGGGACTGACGGTAGGTGCAGAAGCGGTTCTGGAAGGGCATGTCGGTGCCCCAGAGCAACTGGCCGGAACCGACGTGTTCCACCATCGCCTCCAGGGTGGGCCACACTTCCCGGTAGGGGTAGTCGAAGAGATCGCCGAGCCGCACCGGAAAGCTCACCTCCAGATTGCATTTCGGGTTCCGGAAGGGTTGCCAGATGTCCTGCGGCAGGCGGACCCCGTCCCCGTCCAGAAACACGCGCCAAGGAAAGCCGTGGGTGAGACTGCACACCGTGTCCGGGTAGCGTTCCATCCAGCGCATCAGGATCCCCAATTCCTTGAGATACCCGCGGCGTTGGTCCTCCACGGAGACGGCGCCCGGTCCCGTGCCCAGGGTGAAGAAGACCGGAACCTTCCAGGAGCCAGCCGCTTCCCAGAAGGGCCGGTAGGGGCCGTCGTCCCAGGGAGCGCTGCTGCCCAGGTAACCCAGAGGGGGAATGAACTTGATGGCGTGAAGGCCGAGCTTGTTGATGGCCGTGTCCAGTTCCCGGATGACGGCGTCGGTCTCCGATGGAATCCGCCATTCGTCCACCGGGGCCATGGAGCGCAGGCGGTCCGGATACAGGCGCACGCTGTTTGCCAGGTAGCGGCTGTCGCGGATCAACATGGGGTCGGTGTGCAGCAGTGTCACGTCCACGCCTGCGTAGTCCATCTCGGCGATGAGGCTGTGGGGCGTGAACTCCAGGTCTCTCAGGTTGGGAGGGTAAAACTGCTTGGTGAAGTCCTCTCCGTCGACGGTCCAGACCACCCGGCCCCGCTCGCGATCCACCCGAAAGTTCACGTCGGGCAGATCGGACAGATTCTTGAATCCCCCCGGCGCCAGGGGCTTGGACGAGGCCGGGGCCCGGTCCCGAACCCGCCAGGCCGGCTGATGATGTCCCGCGTGGGCCGCCTGGATCCAGGCCAGATGTTCTTCGGGACTGGAGTGCCCTGCCGGCTCGTCTCCCGGCGGAAACACGTAGGCGTGTGAGTCGACGATCATGGGCCTTTCCTTTCGCGCCGGGTTGCCGCCTTCCGGCCGGTCGCTCCCGGGTTGGCGGTTCCGCTTTTCGGACGTCTGGCTGAGGCAGGACCCGGTGAGGAGACCCGCCGCCAATCCAGCCGCCCCTTTGATGAAATCCCGTCGTCCCGGCATGGTCTTCATCCAATCGCTCCAAACCGGATCATATCCGACTCGTGAATAATGGTGGAGACGACGTCGGGGAACGGCAATGCGTCCTCTCTTCTACCTGGAACCCGTTCGCACCCACGTCATTCGGCTTGCTACAATGCCCGGCACTTTCTCACTGGAGGTCACAGGACCGAGAGAATCGGTTTCAGTGAAAAATCGCAAGCGTTCACTGTCGAAAACTGACCCGACATGAATGCCGAATGGCGCGATCCAGCGGAACTTCGACCATGCTTCTAAGGAACGGAACCCTGCCCCTCTTGACGCTGATCCTGATCGCGTCCTGCGCTGATCCCGGAGACGGCAAATCCAAGACCGAGCCTGCCGCTCAGCATACGGAATCCGAAATTTCGGAAGCCATCTATCTGAGCGACCTGGACCGGTTTGAGCCCCGGTCCGCCCTCTCGCGGAAGTGGCAACACGGCACGTGGCGCCTGGCCGACTACACCGCCGAACGGGATGCCGAAGAGATCGACATCACGTCGATACATGACGCCTTTCGGCAACAACCCGATCCCGGCCGGACCTTCTCCGGCACGCTGCTGCTGGCCATGCACGACAGTCGAGCTCCGGAGATCACCTACTCCCTGGACCGCACCGGCTGGCATCGAATCTACATCGGCATCTATCAGAAACCGTTCGAAGGGACCAAAGCGATCGACGTCCGACTTTCTCGAGACGCGTCCTTTACGACCTTGGAGGGATACGCGGGAGGCAAGGATCACCAGGAGAACCGGCTTTACGAGGTGTATTGGAAGACGGCCGACCTGACGGGGCAGGCCATGCATTTCCGCCAGATCACCTTTCCGCAGATTCGCGAAGCGTGGGTGGCGTTCGTCAAACTGGTGCCTTTGTCGGAGGAGCAGGTTCGGGAGTTCGAAGCGGATCGCCGCAACCCGGAACAC
This sequence is a window from Acidobacteriota bacterium. Protein-coding genes within it:
- a CDS encoding sugar porter family MFS transporter, yielding MLYVVFVSFVAALGGFLFGYDLVMISGAVIFLKEEFGLSAAGLGFTTASAVIGCIAGPIAGMRLCDLLGRKRTLIAANLLFGISAIGTALPETIDQFNFFRVIGGIGCGLVSVASPMYLAEIAPARLRGRLVMMYQLAIVVGAFSATLVAYYLAFFEAWRWMFASELVPILVFGVLLTLTPRTPRWLAQKNRYREARRVLARINGREKAEGLLQEIRESLAEETGAFSELLKPGIRTAFAVAVLLAVFSQWTGWSVVASYLPILLLKAGFADASDAIFQYAMVNGINIGLTLVSMSLVDRVGRRPIWLVTSLGMVFGVTLLGAIFHFNLTGFVVVGAVLMCAWPHVIGLGPLAWVMMSEVLPTRVRARAVSIATMCLWIANYSGVLAFPVLLELSEERFGSPAAVFWIFTLTCLLAFVFGWKFVPETKGKSLEKIARDWRHSGHR
- a CDS encoding amidohydrolase family protein, whose product is MKTMPGRRDFIKGAAGLAAGLLTGSCLSQTSEKRNRQPGSDRPEGGNPARKERPMIVDSHAYVFPPGDEPAGHSSPEEHLAWIQAAHAGHHQPAWRVRDRAPASSKPLAPGGFKNLSDLPDVNFRVDRERGRVVWTVDGEDFTKQFYPPNLRDLEFTPHSLIAEMDYAGVDVTLLHTDPMLIRDSRYLANSVRLYPDRLRSMAPVDEWRIPSETDAVIRELDTAINKLGLHAIKFIPPLGYLGSSAPWDDGPYRPFWEAAGSWKVPVFFTLGTGPGAVSVEDQRRGYLKELGILMRWMERYPDTVCSLTHGFPWRVFLDGDGVRLPQDIWQPFRNPKCNLEVSFPVRLGDLFDYPYREVWPTLEAMVEHVGSGQLLWGTDMPFQNRFCTYRQSRDWIEKYCRFLGPGDLSQIMGGTAARILGL